tttctgttctgccacccttcagccccaaataaacacatggaccctatgttaattataaaactgttggctgatggtgAGGGCTTCTTACTGGCAAGCCCTCTCTTAAatgttaacccataactattaatctgtgtatttctacatggccttatcttaccagagaatactTGGAGCATCCTATCTCCCTGGTATCTACATGGGGTCTCCTCCTGGCGGCCCCTCCTGAcggcctctctctccttcctctcaaccaagcattctcctggtctggtagccccgcctatacgtcttgcctgtctattggccaatcagtgttttatttatcaagcaataagagaaacatatatacagaaggacatcccccatcatggaGGTCCAGAGTCTTTTGAGTCTCTTACTTCCTCTGGAGTCTGGTTTCCTCAACTACACTTACTACAACTGTGTGATAGTAAGAAGGTAGGGCTGGAGACTTACTCCAGAGGATCTTAGCAACGTGGAACTGGATACTTGTAATTCAAGAGGCATTTACTGTTGTAGAGATGTTCTCATTGGTTTAACCATTGTTGCAGCTAGCCTAGGGAAAATGGACCACCGACTGCCTCCGACTCTTCTCACAAATAACTTTATCACTTACTGGTTTCATTTGTTCATAGAGGAACCAATACGTTTGTAGCCATTATATTGAACTTGTAAGCTGTTTACACTCTGTGCTCTCATGAGACTCTAGCCacattattttgataatttttacttttatcttattttacaagCTAAAATATTAGATGTCAAATGGATTGGATGAGATATAAGACAGTCCAAGACTGTTGATTCAGATTAATTTGCCCAAATACTTGTGCACATTTGCAGTTCTGCTTGAAGTTTCAAAGTCACTGGCCTCTGGATTTTAGTGTTTGCTTCCAAAAGAGTGTTGTCTAGGTACTGCTAAGGGTTTGATAACTAATACTCCGTGAAATAATACTGCTTTAAATAAAAAGCTTACTCTCAATAAAAGAACATTACTAAGCCTGACTAAACATTTAGAAAGTGCATTGTGTTAAGTGAAACCTTGTGTGTAATAAATAATGAGGGTAGTAGAAGATCAGATTGAACAACTCTAATTGTCTCAAGAAAAGTGTACAGTGAGGCCAGCTCTTTCATTACTTCCTCAAAGAGCCAACACAATGGGGAAAGTAAAGGAAATGTTCTATAAAAACCTTGAAGTGGGAACCAGAAAACCTAAGACATATACTTGGGGAAAtgagaaacaaggaaacagaggCAATGGAAAGAATGCCCTCCATCATAATCTGCACTACACGAAAGCTAAACATTTCCTAGAACTGGGGTTTTACAAGGTAAGCACAGACATCGGGGTTTTTGTCCTGCACCATGATTCACAAACAGCTCCCTGAAATGGTGTTGCTGCTGTTGGCTTCTTCCACTGTCTTCTCCCTAGAACCGAAATCGATTCTCTTCCAATCAAGAATGAAGAGAGAAAGCTTGCACCTACTGAAAACTTTGCCAATCTCGTCGGTCTACCAGTGTCTGGCTCACAGGAAAAATTTCCAGCTTCCTTGGCAGTCTGTGAGTCGTCACCAGTACCAAAAGGGACATGTACTGGCTGTTCTGCACGAGCTCCTTCAGCAGATCTTCAGCCTCTTCCAGGCACATGTTTCTCGGGGCATTTGGGAGGAAAACCATATAGAGAGAGTCTTAGGTGCACTTCACCAACAGCTGGAATACGTGGAGTTGCTAGCTGGACTAAAAGCAGAGTCGAAGAGTGGCGGCCTGAGTGCGCAGAGCCTTAGGCTACAGATTAAATCATACTTCAGGAGGATCCACGACTACTTGGAAAATCAGAGGTACAGCAGCTGTGCCTGGATCGTTGTCCAGGTAGAAATCAACCGCTGTATGTTCTTTGTGTTCAGGCTAACCGCATGGCtgaacaaacaagaaacagaCCCTTGAACACTGTGAAGCAAGAGCCAACCGTGCATTTTAAAAGCCTAGGTTGGTGGCAGAGTGAGAGGAGAAACATGAAGATTACTGTTTCTTTTTGGTGTAAAATGGCTGCATTGTTTTGCTGTTGCATGTCTCACACTGTGAATTGAGGTTGCACGAGTTGGTCacagctatttttattttgccaTGCTTTCTgcgaattttaaattatttgagaattaaaattaattcattaaaattttttgatGATTGGTTCTTCAAATGGTGAAATTTTCATAGAATTTTGCTGTTCGATATGATGAACTATGCCTTTAATGTAATGGAAATTCCATAACATATAACATTCATTCCAATGAATTCCTTGTTTACCAGAAATTGTTAAAGAGTTAGAACTAGCATTAAATACTGAATATTTCTATTACAAGAGACTAATAGAAATATGACCAAAAGACATAAACCATTTGCATAGGAATGAAACAGATTTAATCTCATTCATAATTATAATAATTCAGATTACAACTAAATAACATGCTGTTTTAACCTATTAGGTAACACCTCAAGGTTTAATTAAGACAAATACACAGACTCACAGACTGCTGAGGAAGCAGGAAATTGTTCCTGTGTACTGGACACTGCTGGGTGGATTGGTAAATGCTCTTACAATTTGCCAGATCAGCAGAAGTTGGTACATGCCATGTTCACATAAGGGACCATGATTCTGCTGAAGAGAATGAGGACAAGCTTCCCCtacaaaaatacacaaagcaaaaatataggaaaatgtGTATAAGTGGTATATTTGGGCAAAACCATGAAATGACTTTATTATTTGTACTTATTGTCTGTGAAGAACTTCAGAACACATGAACAATAAATTATAGCAATACATTTTTGCACTGttggggaagggaaggcagaTTTGGGGAGGCAGTCTGGGAAAGGAGAGTTTTTACTCCTGTTTCTAAGTGGTAACTTTGAGTCATGTGCTTATTACAAACTAAGTTAAATGTATCTGGCTAGTTAGAATGATCAGAAATATCAGTGAAAGAGCCTTACTGCCTTATGAAGGTGCTGGTTGAAGGCCAGGGAAACAGGACTGAAGCAGCCTTCTTTTGCCTGCCAGTGGCTGGGAGGTAGAGGGCTAGAAGGAAGCTGACCATGCCACATGGAGGGGTTTTGCTGCAGGAAGGGTCTGGTGGTAACAAGATTGCACCTTTCTTAGGCAAGCCTTTGAAGAAGTCATCACAAAGCAATGTGGAGCATGGCGTCTGAAGTCCACTGAGACTTGGTGTCTTTGCTACATTATCCAGATACAAACAGCAAGACAAAGGACACAAGCACCATAGCTACTTGTATTTCACAGTCATCACACAATCTGCCATGGAAGGTACTACTGAATGTAGAGGCTTGCTGGAGAGCCAGATAATCCCAGTTTAGTTTAATCACTGCAAGCAACTGTTGGTGGATGCTTCTAGAATGGGCTTCTGAATGTGAAGCGGTCTCCACAGTAAAGGCATCTCTCCAGGAACTGAAAGCACAGGAGCAGCTGGAAGGGGAAAGTCCTTGCTGACTTCACCGTGAGGCCCATGACAGGGTCTGTTTACCTTTAAGTTCATGCAGAGGTAGTAGAGTCAGGGAAGAAGTATTTACCACCCTTGACTGAACACAGGTCGCTTTGCTTCTCATGATCTGGAAaactttttgttactgtttttctcCTTAAACCAGGAAGTTTTCAGAACCAAATCTGTCATCTAACAATCATTCAACTCTTCAAGGTACTTTCTGCTGTTACCTATTTTTCTCAGGTGAAAACAGGCTTCAAAGATGAAGTAACATGCGTAAAGTAGCAGGGTAAGCCCCAGAGCTAGCAGAAGCCACAGCAGAAACTCCATCCCAGGGTACCCTGACTTGTGGCTCAGATGCTGCACTGCTGCAATATTGCTGCAAAATGACCACTTGGAATAATAATTATCTCCTAGCTTGTGTTATGCCCTCTGAATCCTGAATTAAAGAAAAGACATCCCCTTCCTCAAAACTGAGACATTGGATGCTTTGTGAAAGGTGAGATGTGGAAACAACCATAGCTGTTACCATACCAGAGTGTAGAGTAAGCCAGGTTGCGGtggagcacacacctttaatctcagcacttgggaggcagagacaaatgaggccaacttggtctctACATCATACACAGTCTGTTTCACAATGATGGACGTGGCCTTGTGCACTGTGTAAATAGGACGAGTGAGTTCcagatggccagggctacatagaaaaaccatCTAAgggtttgggggtgggaggagagtaAAACCATCTCTGGTTTTGAATAGCATACagtaagagaaagggaaaaggaaatggagggTGGGAATTGCCCACCTCTTGGTAAAATTTTGGAGGTGAGTGATGACTTGGCCCTGGATACGAAAGGCGTGGCCTGAAATTCTACCTCTACTAAATAAAGGATGTTATCTGAATTTCTCTAGGCAACTGCTCTGTTAGACACCATTTGGGCCATGAGTGAGCTGGGTGGGTCGATCAAATGACTGAATCTttctcatttaaaacaaacaaacataggcTATGTTGCAACTAATGGGGAAGCAACAAAGTATAACTTCCACCAAGTACAAGGAAAAGTATGTAGCTGTGTCCAAAggtctgatatatatatatatatatatatatatatatatatatatatttctatatatatatgtacttctTGTTActgtgttacatatatatgttacttgtatatatatatatatatatgttacttgtgttttatatatatatatacatacatatatatatatatatatatatatatatatatatatatatttctacctGCCCCTCATGGTGCCCCTGCATCACTCTTCTCATTACCTTATGTAACAAGAAGCCATTTAAGGGAGGATGGGCTTACTTGGCTCTCAGTTCAAGGAGTCACAGCCCAGCATAGTGGATAAGGTATGGCAGCAGGAATGTGAGGCATCTGGCCATAGAGTCTACAGTCAAGAATCAGAGAACGGGCAGAAATGGGGTCAAGCTAGCGAACTTCAGGTTCCAATCACAGTGACTCAAGCTGTCGAGGAAATTCCTTGTCCTAGTTTCTCCAGCTTTCCCGAACAgctccaccagctggggaccaagtagcCAACACCTGCACCTGTGGAGAAACACAATAGTGTGCACACATTGACCTGCAGGGCGGCCCTCAAGTGTTTTCTAGGAATCCCTTCAAGTGCAGAGTCCAGATTCTCTACATCATACACAGTCTGTTTCACAATGGTGGACGTGGCCTTGCACACTGTGTAAATAGGACGGTGatgacagggacagggacaggaaagAGATATTGATTTCATGGCCCACTGCTGGATGCTGAGATAGGTAGGGTACATTCATGGATTTGTAGTGTTTTCATGAGTCGGGCAGTGATCCTGCCCTCACCATGtttgcttctctttcatttttgatGCTGCTGTCTGGGACACTCCTTTTCATCTGTGACAATCTTTCTGTGAGTTTTCAGTGCTATCTATGGTTGAACCTAGATGCTCACTCAAGAACACTGTGTGCCTcaccctttttcctttcctttttggggACATAGTTTGAGATAACATCCCCCTATACTTAACTCACTCTGCAATCCAGATAAGGCTTTGAACTTGAGTTTCAGAACTGTTGAATTGTAGCTTGTGGCACCAAACCATTTAACTAATACACCCATCTGAATAAGGAATGGCTACAATAtgccttttatgtatttttattagttcatgtACCCTTTGTTCCTTTCATTAAatactttgttattttaaaacaactgTATTAGCATATGATCATTGTaaagacaaaatggaaaacaCTTATTAATGAGCATCAAGgacagaaattcttttttaaacttaattaaaatataattatatcatttaccCCTTCTCCTTGCTCCTACCCTTCTCATGCTTGGCACCTTTTCCATTCATAGCCTCCTCTTCTCCAGCCATTGttgttagacacacacacacacacacacacacacacacgtatgtgattacatatatgtatgtaataaacCACTTAATATTGAGGAGCCAGTTAAGGGGCTCATTCCcagggaagactaattctccctagCAGTTGTTAATTGCTTTATAAGGCTTCTTCTAAAGGTAAGACCCCATGAGATTGCCCCCATCTAGGTTGCCATGGCAACTagtattgtcattgttcaggtctggTTTAGGCAtccatgttgttgagatttccTGGTGTAGCCTCACTGTTGTATGTGGAAGGcaaaatctcacagcagacttattggtcctctgactcttagactctttctgcccgatcttctgcaatgttccctgaggcTTTGGTGGGGAGTTTGTGTGATAGCTTTatcaacttattttttattttttattttttatttttttgcattttgactaattgtggctttctgtgatggtctcctcCTGCTGTAAAAATGCAACTTCTTTGatagtgttggtgtgtgtgtgagagaactTCTTTGATGGGGGAATCTACCTTTGCCTGTCATTAAGTAttagaatgtagtaaggaatATACTAGTTTAAGGAAGGTGGTAGTTTCTCCTCGGCTGGACAGTTGGCTCAGCTCTAAAAGACTCACAACCAAAGAGACAAGGACAGAAATTCTTAATGCTTAGCACAAAGGTATCCATGAACTTTTTTGTCACAGGAGTTTAAGGAACAGTTCAACTTTGCCAGTTGGTGCTTAGCATTTCCTGCCTAGCTCGGATGAGCTCTTATGTCAGGGCCCATATATTGGAACTCTATTCTATCCTGCCAGTAGTTCAGAGAGTTCAAGTCACTCCTATTGTCTTTAAGATATTAGCTTAACTGCTGCAGGATGTCctggctcctatctaaataacaatagacttggacCCAGGTGAGTTTACACTCATCCTAAAGGCTAGGTGAAACGTGCTGCTATGGAGTGCCTGATGGCCAAGTAGTATGAGCAACTGtagagtgtctttaggattaaggaaAGTAATTGCTatctgccctttatacatgataatagaagtcttttgTCATCGTCCACAActttggttggttacttaagATTGATGCGTGAATAAACTGGGCGTATTCAGTACTAACTGATTCTGCACTCCTGATATGgtcctatgtctctgtctttcctttaaCTCTtatagctagccttccctcatccacactcccccactcaggaatgGACCTGGAGCTGGTCCCAATTGCAGCCCCGAAGACATCAGTCAGAGACATACGGCCACAAAACATGGGGCTAATACAGATGGTCCACGGCACTTTTACAACTTCATTTTACCCCACATCTCATATCCCCTGGGagtaaaatgaattttgttttctatgtcGCTGAGTGTCACTGTGCAGAACTTCACATTGCTATTTAGATCACAAATGTCTTCACCAAATTACAGTCCTCATTGAAGCTATTCTTGAATTCTGTGGAGAAATAACACTTGTGTTAACATGCCTCTCCATTAGAGATGCATGACCACACTTTTCCAGCTGCAGTGACTTTGTTTGGTTCCATTTTAAATTTCAACATTCTCCTGGAGTCTGTCTTACACTAATTTCAAAAGTCAAGTTGTATGACTTTCTAATATTTTACTGCCAAAAAACATACTTAAGTGACATGCTCTTTTATAATATAATTCTCATTTTAACTATTCAAGGGTCTtcattaaagaatatattttaatattttaattttaaaacaatgaagtAGAAGCCTGGGTATCAgtggttttgtggggttttttaaaacttgtttgaTTTTTTCCAGGTAATTCTAAAGTGATGCCAACAGAGAAACCACAGCTATAAGAGAACACATAAACAATGGGAATATGGGCTGGAGAGCTTGATTATTCAGTAgttagaacacttgctgcttgTGCAAAGGACCTGAAGTCAgtccccagcactcatatggcaaCTAACAACcctttataactccagttccatgaatctgatgccctcttctggcctccagaggcatCAAGAACATGATGCAGATAtatgcaggcaggcaaaatacacaactaaaaataaataaaagctttctAAAAGTGGGGAGGAAAATGGGAGCACTTGACCCTGACCTATGCAGCAAACTTGTCTCCATTTGTGCTTTATTAACTACTGAAAGATCcccccccggaggctcaggcccccaggatctcagcccaggaccaaggccaccccaatcaccattcggaggcagaaacttgatgcaaacagcaagaggctttattgcagttatttaacgagttaaccccatgttagctcaggcatttcatccatccaccatggcgggtgacTAGGAAAGACGCtgcaaagccactgcatagagatcttatagggcagcgtaaggggagtgtctaggggtacacacagggtcaggattgttgtgcctccaggcttggaggacttgccctgtgttgattggtcaactggttgttatggcccataggccctcctatggcagttgctatgctctgcacatcattgctgtgcacttgtctgtaaagcacacccagagccgtaaagcatagtgccaccagctaacttctgattggttccttgccacgaggcaggcatctgacctcctagtgaccaagacaaggtcaggcaagtacgtgttcggctgttatggctgccaaaatggggagctggtcccttcactaccatTCTGCAGGCACCCAGGAAAGTTTGTCAGCCCCCAATTGAGAGTGCTTTGGTTGTCTAGATGAAGGATGCCACATACCCCTACCCCGCACTGAGGATTGAAAGAAAGTTTACCACTCACTGAAACAATGAAGGTTGGGAGCAAGGAAGAGGTGCTGAatggatgggaagaagaggagcCACAGGCACAGATTTAAACTTTATTTCTGCTAGAAAGTTGGGCTGTGGGGTGCAGAGACCCAcggccagacattatgcagagtcTAGACTGGAAGTCTCCATCGAGTCCCTCTCCTTGGAGATCAGGGTACCTCAcagtagagaaaagggaaagattgTAGCaggcagaggagatggaggataccaggagaacatggcccactgaatcaactaagcagggctcacactGGCTCACAAAAACTAAAGAAGCAAGTGTGAGGCCTGCATGGGACTACATCAGGTCCTCTGCTGCATATATGTCATGACTGTGAGCTTGGtgtgtttgtgggactcctaacagggATTCGGTGTACTTCCTGCAtctcttgcctgctcttgggactcttttcctcttatCAGGTTGCCCTGTCCAGCCTttatatgagggcttttgccttgtcttattgtatcttgtttggTCATGCTTgactgttgtctcttggaggccttctcttttctggagaggaaatggaaggggagtagatgtgggggagagagggggtgGACAGagctgggagaagtggagggaggagaaactgtgtctGGGATGTATGGTATGAgataagaatctattttcaataaaaaataatagggCTGCAGTATTGTTCTCCCAAGTTCAGTATTGTCTGTGGGGCTACAAGTTCTTAACCGTGTGAATGGACAGAAGTGAAGTGCTAAatgttaaatttttgcttaaattataaatgaagaagaaaagaggcagatgagacataagaccagtttattataggccccgcagagtagggagactaagagagaagaggaacagggttaatggctgacggCCATGGgtggttgccatagagaggcagagagagcaagcataggtgggagaagagaagagcaggagagagagagagagagagagagagagagagagagagagagcaaatgggcagggatctgtcttttaaaggggtcctctgcacctgcgtgcagacttagttgccatggaaccctgggttgaacagggtactgcctgttccaccagataactggagcaggccagcataatgcctgaacctttcactatgTAACTGAAGAGACGGCATAGGTCGGTGGTGGAGTAGGAATAGAGAGCCTGCAGAGGTTAAAATCTGACTATGAATCTTCCTTCTTGCTACAAAATAAACTCTCCTGGGGAGTCTACTTGCTTGCTTCTGGTTATGTTCCTAGAGATAGAAAACGAGACAGGCATAAGCCATCTTCTTCATGTCCTGGAAATAGCAACTCAATGACCAACAGACCCAGGGAAAACAGAAGCCTCTGGCAGATGCAAAATAAGAACTAATAATGGCTTCAGAAATTCAAACTATCAAGGAGTCGACTTTTCCAAAACTATCAATGAAATTGTAATAGATATTTCTCTTTAGTCATTATAATAAAAAAGACCTACAGTGGTTaagccaaattttaaaaacaagcaaagcgTGAAGAATGATAATAATATAGGTTTGCTGTTGGAAGGGAAGCTGAAAAACAAGTTGAGCAATGgaaaacatgaagcagagaacAGAACGTTCATATGTTCCCCTGATCTGTGACTCATGTGTCACTGCAATTCAGTAAGCCTAGATCTTCTCATAGATGCTGTGAGTTAATTGACTAGCCGCACTAGCCTGGTCCCTCAATAAACAACAAATTGTCTTTTTGATTTAAACAGCAAAATACAGATATAATCTAGAACAGGTGAATACTAAAACAGTGAGGGTAAAGCAATGCTTTTTGCCTTCACACCACTTCTAGTTAGATTAGccaatgtcattgtttttgaagacaagttttttgttgttgttgtttgtttgtttgtttgtttgtttttagattttaataACTTAGCTTTGTCCTGTGTATTATTAAACAGTGAGGGTGTTTAAATGCCTGAGACCTTAACTGTGCCCATTAAAGGTAAATATAATCTGGATTTATCTTAATTAGCCATATGGACACATGAATACCTAGAACTGTTTTGTTACCTAAATGTTGCAGCTGAGCAAACACATTTTAGTGACTGATATTATTCTGCCCTCTGGTGATCAAAATTGGAATTCCCCAGCCAGATGCATTCCAGAGATGTCACTACTTTAAATCAATCTCTCTCCCTCagtccctccctcttctctctctctgtctctctccaggatctcactgtgtagccttgactagcctggaactggctttgtagaccatgctggttttgaattcacagacctgcctctgcctcccaagtgctgggattaaagtcataagAAGCCACACCTGGCTTGAACTAGAATATTAGTGAAATTTTCTccttaaagcaaataaaaaagcaaaataaatacagCATTAAATTTTGCTCTGCATACCTTGGTCACGTAAGGAGAGCAGAAAATGTCTGAACATTATTCAATCTTGCGCTTACATTGTTAAGCCCATTATGTCATCCAATGGGTGTGCAAGCCACTTTTTCTGGCTTAGTGTAGTCActacccctcatcaaagaaacctcCCTTTACGGCAAATGGagacatcacagaaaaccacaactggacacaatgcaAGCAGGAATGGATTGTGGGATACATCTATACTACAGCTCCAGGATTATGACTCAGGGAaccccaggtgtgtgtgtggtggtggtgggggcagaaatattgtaagagttGTACTGTGAGGAGGTCTGCTGTGAAACAgtttctcctagaaatggctgcataaaacaagaccagaacaatgGCAATGGACATATTACAGTGGAAGGGAGAAAATTCTGAGGGCCCCACCCCTTAGCCAAGAACTACAGAAACTAATAACTGCTGGGAGAGGGAcaaattagcctctcccaggaatGAGTCCCATATCGGTGTCCAACACAAAGTGGTCATCCCTGCaaccatgtgcacacaaacaacCAAGGCAGACTCAGCGGGTTGTTTCTATGCATTTGTTCATaacacatataattatatatgtatgtaacaataattttaaCAGAGGCCACCAACCTgaagggggcatgggagggactggaaggagggTACCTGAAGGgactggaaggagggaaggggaggaagggacataattctgtttcaattttaaaacatttttaaaagctttcaaaATGCCTGCAATGTTTCAACCTAATTTTAAGGATTCACAGCCGACCATGTCTCACCTCAGTCATTTTTgaagggaaaagccttattttcaaatttaaaggaCTATTCCGATATCAAATGACAATCTTTTTAGgtcacaatttttctttttcgtttttcaagacagggtttctctgtgtagctttggagcctatcctgacactctgaCACTCGCtctcgggggggggggatcaCAATTTTTTAATACATGTTTCTGCCATGAAGTACCTTTCACCTTCTTCGGTGCTCTCCATAGAGCATCTGCACAAACAAGTGCTTATGAAAGACACATAGTGACTTCCTGACTCAGCTTACTCAAAACTTCACATTGTCACACATGTTTCAATCCAGGCTCCTTTGGCCAGGAAACAATCTAGTGGCATTAGCTCTGTGCTCACCCATTCTCcagccttttctctctctgtgtggttttCCTAACCTGGCCATTTCTCCCTCCTCCTAGGATGGATGCAGCTGTAAACATGTGCTACTTAATGGTACCTTCTGGACCGCAGCTGTCCTGCACATATTTCCATCTATTTGCTGTAGTTATAACCCAAGGAACCAGTTTAAGTAACAATTGGTGTCAGAAAGAATGGATGTAGAGTGGATGAAGCTCCTCAGATAGCTGGTTTTGTTTTACCGATGCTCACAGTCCCCGTTGCTTGCATGGATCAATAAAAGTCTACCCAACTCTTTACTGGTCTGTGCCCTCAGATCTGTTGCCATTAAAGTAGAAGCTTATCCCTTGATTTCTATCAGCCAAGAACTAGTCAACAGCTTTTGTGAGTGGGCAAAGGGCCTTAAATAGTAGGTTGTAATCATTAATGACTCATCTGCTGCATCTTTTTAATCAAATGTCCAAATTTGGTTttaaaacactgactaaaaccAACTTAAGAAGAGAAGAGCATATTTCATCTTGCAGGACACACCATTATGAatgggaagtcagggtaggaacctggaggcaggaactgaagcagaggtcatggaggaatgctgcttactggcttgcttttcatggcttgcttagtgtccttcctccctgcctccctccctccttttctccctccctccctccctccttctctccctcccttcctttcttaaaagatttatatttattttgtgtaaatattttgcctgcaagtatgtatgttCACCATATGTATACCAGGTGCTTTAAGAGGTCAGACGAGGGCATctatctgatcccctggaactggcgttACACACAGTTATGAGTTgctatataggtgctgggaatgagacccagatcctctccaagagcagcaagcctcctcactttgctttcttatataaccatGGCACTGCTCGTAGTGGACCAgcccttcccatatcaatcattaatcaagaaaatcctgcacagacttgcctacaggtcaatctgatggaggcattttatcAATTG
This DNA window, taken from Cricetulus griseus strain 17A/GY chromosome 2, alternate assembly CriGri-PICRH-1.0, whole genome shotgun sequence, encodes the following:
- the Ifne gene encoding interferon epsilon, encoding MIHKQLPEMVLLLLASSTVFSLEPKSILFQSRMKRESLHLLKTLPISSVYQCLAHRKNFQLPWQSVSRHQYQKGHVLAVLHELLQQIFSLFQAHVSRGIWEENHIERVLGALHQQLEYVELLAGLKAESKSGGLSAQSLRLQIKSYFRRIHDYLENQRYSSCAWIVVQVEINRCMFFVFRLTAWLNKQETDP